In Salarias fasciatus chromosome 20, fSalaFa1.1, whole genome shotgun sequence, a single window of DNA contains:
- the LOC115407600 gene encoding cell division control protein 42 homolog isoform X2 translates to MQTIKCVVVGDGAVGKTCLLISYTTNKFPSEYVPTVFDNYAVTVMIGGEPYTLGLFDTAGQEDYDRLRPLSYPQTDVFLVCFSVVSPSSFENVKEKWVPEITHHCPKTPFLLVGTQIDLRDDPSTVEKLAKNKQKPITPETAEKLARDLKAVKYVECSALTQKGLKNVFDEAILAALEPPEPKKRRKCVLL, encoded by the exons ATGCAGACTATCAAGTGTGTGGTGGTGGGTGATGGAGCTGTTGGAAAGACCTGCCTATTGATTTCATACACCACCAACAAATTCCCCTCTGAATATGTACCAACA GTGTTTGATAACTATGCAGTAACTGTAATGATCGGGGGTGAGCCTTACACCCTGGGCTTATTTGACACAGCAG GTCAGGAGGATTACGACAGGTTACGGCCACTAAGCTACCCACAGACTGACGTCTTCCTAGtctgtttttcagttgtttccCCTTCCTCATTCGAGAATGTCAAAGAAAAG TGGGTTCCTGAAATAACTCACCACTGTCCCAAGACCCCGTTCCTGCTGGTCGGCACTCAGATCGACCTGCGTGATGACCCTTCCACAGTGGAGAAGTTAGCCAAGAACAAACAGAAGCCCATCACTCCCGAGACAGCAGAAAAGCTGGCCCGTGACCTCAAGGCAGTGAAATATGTGGAGTGCTCAGCTCTAACGCAG AAAGGATTAAAGAATGTGTTTGATGAGGCAATACTGGCTGCCCTGGAGCCTCCCGAACCTAAGAAAAGACGTAAATGTGTTCTGCTCTAA
- the LOC115407600 gene encoding cell division control protein 42 homolog isoform X1: MQTIKCVVVGDGAVGKTCLLISYTTNKFPSEYVPTVFDNYAVTVMIGGEPYTLGLFDTAGQEDYDRLRPLSYPQTDVFLVCFSVVSPSSFENVKEKWVPEITHHCPKTPFLLVGTQIDLRDDPSTVEKLAKNKQKPITPETAEKLARDLKAVKYVECSALTQRGLKNVFDEAILAALEPPETQRKRKCCLF; encoded by the exons ATGCAGACTATCAAGTGTGTGGTGGTGGGTGATGGAGCTGTTGGAAAGACCTGCCTATTGATTTCATACACCACCAACAAATTCCCCTCTGAATATGTACCAACA GTGTTTGATAACTATGCAGTAACTGTAATGATCGGGGGTGAGCCTTACACCCTGGGCTTATTTGACACAGCAG GTCAGGAGGATTACGACAGGTTACGGCCACTAAGCTACCCACAGACTGACGTCTTCCTAGtctgtttttcagttgtttccCCTTCCTCATTCGAGAATGTCAAAGAAAAG TGGGTTCCTGAAATAACTCACCACTGTCCCAAGACCCCGTTCCTGCTGGTCGGCACTCAGATCGACCTGCGTGATGACCCTTCCACAGTGGAGAAGTTAGCCAAGAACAAACAGAAGCCCATCACTCCCGAGACAGCAGAAAAGCTGGCCCGTGACCTCAAGGCAGTGAAATATGTGGAGTGCTCAGCTCTAACGCAG CGGGGACTGAAGAACGTATTTGATGAGGCTATCCTAGCCGCTTTAGAGCCCCCTGAAactcagagaaagagaaaatgctgTTTGTTCTGA
- the LOC115407597 gene encoding F-box only protein 6-like, with protein MKRKAKTMGAAQSSDSASGRNVSSAPSSNQSFFPVPLDILEEIFLNLPYEQVVCVCRLVCHQWKVVADTESLWKERCRREGYHLRDASRVPTDWRMFYFLCKKRRNLLKNPRGEEKMKGWQILENGGDRWKIEKPMVPHPNDKVKLNFVTSYGMCRKAQLIDLKKEGYNPAFMDEFQPDIKITDWYAPRWDCGSEYGIFVQLLNQKKEVVERYTPETVYFEQWNDQQWKQLVHVFRDYGPGVRYIRFIHGGKDTQFWAGWYGIRVTDSSVEICPAVDT; from the exons ATGAAGAGGAAAGCTAAAACTATgggtgcagctcagagctccgATTCAGCCTCCGGTCGGAACGTGTCTTCAGCTCCGTCTTCAAATCAAAGT tTCTTTCCAGTTCCTCTGGACATCCTGGAAGAAATCTTCCTCAATCTTCCCTACGagcaggtggtgtgtgtgtgtcggttaGTGTGCCATCAGTGGAAAGTTGTGGCTGACACAGAATCCTTGTGGAAGGAGCGATGCAGAAGAGAAGGATATCACCTCCGCGACGCTTCCAGAGTCCCCACAGACTGGAGgatgttttactttttgtgcAAGAAAAGGCGAAATCTTCTCAAGAATCCAAGGGGTGAAG AAAAAATGAAGGGCTGGCAGATATTAGAGAATGGCGGTGACAGGTGGAAAATAGAGAAACCTATGGTCCCACACCCTAACGACAAAGTCAAGCTGAACTTTGTGACCTCTTATGG AATGTGCAGGAAGGCGCAGCTGATTGACCTGAAGAAGGAAGGCTACAACCCCGCGTTCATGGACGAGTTCCAGCCAGACATCAAAATAACTGATTG GTATGCACCTCGATGGGACTGCGGCAGCGAGTACGGCATCTTTGTGCAGTTGCTCAATCAAAAGAAGGAAGTTGTGGAGCGGTACACACCGGAGACGGTCTACTTTGAACAGTGGAATGACCAGCAGTGGAAGCAG CTGGTTCACGTGTTCCGGGACTACGGACCGGGAGTGCGTTACATCCGCTTTATCCACGGGGGGAAGGACACTCAGTTCTGGGCAGGGTGGTATGGAATTCGCGTCACAGACAGCAGCGTGGAGATTTGTCCCGCGGTGGACACGTAG
- the LOC115407598 gene encoding F-box only protein 6-like, with product MGVTHSRRPTGPPPACLLNQDILEEIFLNIPHRQVVRVCRLVCRRWREAADSESLWRQKCRRERFHLHDATKAPADWRIFYFLCKNRRNLLKNPSGEDKLKGWLLFDGSPKHWMVSRITQPHPNEKVQTNFVTSYGVCRKAQFIDLKKEGYSPSFMDEFQPDIKLTDWYTAPWDLGCEYMICVKLLNERKEVLAGFTPDPVNSGPLDEWIHVTHVFRGYGPGVRYICFIHGSRVRRFWAECCGIHLADSCIEIFPAGDL from the exons atgGGTGTAACTCACAGCAGGAGACCGACAGGACCACCACCAGCCTGTCTCTTAAACCAGGAT ATTTTAGAGGAAATCTTCCTCAATATTCCCCACCGCCAAGTGGTGCGTGTTTGTCGGTTAGTGTGCCGGCGATGGAGAGAAGCGGCTGACTCAGAGTCTTTGTGGAGACAGAAATGTAGAAGAGAAAGATTTCACCTCCATGACGCGACCAAAGCACCAGCAGACTGGAGGATATTTTACTTTTTGtgcaaaaacagaagaaatcttCTGAAGAATCCCAGTGGAGAAG atAAACTGAAGGGTTGGCTGTTATTCGATGGAAGTCCTAAGCACTGGATGGTCAGTAGAATTACACAACCACATCCAAACGAGAAAGTCCAGACAAACTTTGTGACTTCTTACGG GGTGTGCAGGAAGGCGCAGTTCATTGATCTGAAGAAGGAAGGTTACAGCCCTTCGTTTATGGACGAGTTCCAGCCAGACATCAAACTAACTGATTG GTACACAGCACCATGGGACCTTGGGTGTGAATacatgatctgtgtgaagctgcttAATGAAAGAAAGGAGGTTCTTGCAGGGTTTACTCCTGACCCTGTTAACTCTGGACCATTGGATGAGTGGATTCAC GTAACCCACGTGTTCCGGGGCTACGGACCAGGAGTCAGGTACATATGTTTCATCCACGGTAGCAGAGTCCGGCGTTTCTGGGCAGAATGTTGTGGAATTCATTTGGCAGACAGCTGCATTGAGATATTTCCCGCTGGAGACTTATAG